From the Accumulibacter sp. genome, one window contains:
- a CDS encoding alpha/beta fold hydrolase: MELVVAGHRCHLGTGGQPWQRGDSHSPPLLLIHGAANDGDAWQRVAAGLAAAGCRVLAPDLPGHGRSGGPPLASIEALADWLPALLDAAGVERAVLVGHSMGSLIALEGAARHPQHCSGLALLGTSVPMPVADALLGRAASAPDSVYRLMTEYSLTPRFQLHGGGGHGIWGPGVNLAIMRRSPHGVLAIDLANCNDYAHGLAAAARVRCPTLLLAARRDRMTPRRNLPPLQAVLHQVRYVEIADCGHAMMNEAPQAVIDELLSFLPFVSAA, encoded by the coding sequence ATGGAACTCGTGGTCGCCGGCCACCGCTGCCATCTGGGCACCGGCGGCCAACCGTGGCAGCGCGGCGACTCGCACTCGCCACCGCTGCTGCTGATCCACGGCGCCGCCAACGACGGCGACGCGTGGCAGCGGGTGGCAGCCGGCCTCGCCGCTGCCGGCTGCCGCGTGCTGGCCCCCGACCTGCCCGGTCACGGCCGCTCCGGCGGCCCACCGCTGGCCAGCATCGAGGCGCTTGCCGACTGGTTGCCGGCACTGCTCGACGCGGCCGGTGTCGAACGGGCCGTGCTGGTCGGTCACTCGATGGGCTCGCTCATCGCCCTCGAAGGCGCCGCCCGCCACCCGCAGCATTGCAGCGGCCTCGCGCTGCTCGGCACGTCGGTGCCGATGCCGGTCGCCGACGCGCTGCTCGGCCGCGCCGCCAGCGCCCCCGACAGCGTCTACCGTTTGATGACCGAGTATTCGCTGACACCGCGCTTCCAGCTGCATGGTGGCGGCGGCCACGGCATCTGGGGACCCGGGGTGAACCTGGCGATCATGCGCCGCAGCCCGCACGGCGTTCTCGCCATCGACCTCGCCAACTGCAACGACTATGCGCACGGGCTGGCAGCCGCGGCACGCGTGCGCTGCCCGACGCTGCTGCTTGCTGCCCGCCGCGACCGGATGACGCCGCGGCGCAACCTGCCACCGCTGCAGGCGGTGCTGCACCAGGTCCGCTACGTCGAGATCGCCGATTGCGGACACGCGATGATGAACGAGGCACCGCAGGCGGTCATCGACGAACTGCTTTCCTTCCTGCCGTTCGTCAGCGCCGCGTGA
- a CDS encoding DUF465 domain-containing protein yields MLTEEQITETRASLRELQVEHHDLDQVIDHLMLNPPADDLLVRRLKKRKLLLKDRIVALEHLLQPDVLA; encoded by the coding sequence ATGCTGACCGAAGAACAGATCACCGAAACCCGCGCCAGCCTGCGCGAACTCCAGGTCGAGCATCACGATCTCGATCAGGTCATCGACCACCTGATGCTCAACCCGCCAGCGGACGACCTCCTGGTCCGGCGGCTCAAGAAACGCAAGCTGCTGCTCAAGGACCGCATCGTCGCCCTCGAGCACCTGCTGCAGCCCGACGTCCTCGCCTGA
- a CDS encoding AzlD domain-containing protein, with product MIIAIGLITFFLRFAPLALLARFELAGWLQQALRFVPAAVMAAIIAPPLFFAVGAPNIVPDPARIAAAALAALIAWRTRSTLSTVVLGMLALWALQALLG from the coding sequence ATGATCATCGCCATCGGCCTCATCACTTTCTTCCTGCGCTTCGCACCGCTCGCCCTGCTCGCCCGGTTCGAACTCGCCGGCTGGCTGCAGCAGGCCCTGCGCTTCGTGCCGGCGGCGGTGATGGCGGCGATCATCGCGCCGCCGTTGTTTTTTGCCGTTGGCGCGCCTAACATTGTCCCCGACCCGGCACGCATCGCGGCCGCCGCGCTGGCGGCCCTGATTGCCTGGCGGACGCGCAGCACCCTGTCAACCGTCGTTCTCGGCATGCTCGCCCTGTGGGCGCTGCAGGCCCTGCTCGGCTAG
- a CDS encoding AzlC family ABC transporter permease — MPQVPGERAEFIDGLRAFVPMSMSILPFGLVCGAAASNAGLTTGQALAMSWVIFAGSAQIASTQLFAGGAPLLVILATATIINLRFLMYGASLSRHFGGLSRQWQAAIAYLLTDQAFALTILRRSADPRQPHLHWFYLGLAGATWVCWQLATIAGILLGSLVPPSWSLDFIVPLTFIAMLVPLLTGRAMVLAAVTGGSAAVLLVVPLQLNLIVAALLGVAAGVAAEKLGSDR; from the coding sequence GTGCCGCAAGTCCCAGGCGAGCGCGCAGAGTTTATCGACGGTCTGCGCGCCTTCGTTCCGATGAGCATGAGCATCCTCCCCTTCGGCCTCGTCTGCGGCGCCGCGGCCAGCAACGCAGGACTGACGACCGGCCAGGCCTTGGCGATGAGCTGGGTCATCTTCGCCGGCTCGGCACAGATCGCGAGCACACAGCTCTTCGCCGGCGGCGCGCCGCTGCTGGTCATCCTCGCCACCGCGACGATCATCAACCTGCGCTTCCTGATGTACGGCGCCTCGCTGTCGCGGCACTTCGGCGGCCTCAGCCGCCAATGGCAGGCAGCCATCGCCTACCTGCTCACCGACCAGGCATTCGCCCTGACCATCCTGCGGCGCAGCGCCGACCCGCGACAACCGCACCTGCACTGGTTCTACCTCGGACTCGCCGGCGCGACCTGGGTCTGCTGGCAGCTGGCGACGATCGCCGGCATCCTGCTCGGCAGCCTGGTGCCACCGAGCTGGTCGCTCGACTTCATCGTGCCGCTCACCTTCATCGCCATGCTGGTGCCGCTGCTCACCGGTCGCGCCATGGTCCTCGCCGCCGTCACCGGCGGCAGCGCCGCAGTCCTGCTCGTGGTGCCGTTGCAGCTCAACCTGATCGTCGCGGCACTGCTCGGGGTCGCTGCCGGGGTGGCGGCGGAGAAACTCGGGAGCGACCGCTGA
- the greB gene encoding transcription elongation factor GreB, producing the protein MNKAFVREATGDENDEDDEESLDPALRLPQGTRNYITPAGHARIRTELDHLLRSERPQVVGVVQWAAANGDRSENADYIYGKRRLREIDRRIRFLTRRLDLAEIVDPARRENTGQVFFGAVVTICDEQGTENTYQIVGVDETDLARGRISWVSPLARALLKSRAGDVVRFQSPAGWREVDVVAVDYPGDEA; encoded by the coding sequence ATGAACAAGGCTTTCGTCCGCGAGGCGACGGGCGATGAGAACGATGAGGACGATGAGGAGTCGCTCGATCCGGCGCTTCGGCTGCCGCAGGGTACGCGCAACTACATCACGCCCGCCGGGCACGCGCGCATCCGCACTGAACTCGATCACCTGCTGCGCAGCGAGCGACCGCAGGTGGTCGGCGTCGTGCAGTGGGCAGCCGCCAACGGGGATCGCTCGGAAAACGCCGACTACATCTACGGCAAGCGACGGCTGCGCGAGATCGACCGGCGAATCCGCTTCCTGACCCGGCGCCTCGACCTGGCGGAGATCGTCGACCCGGCGCGGCGCGAGAACACCGGCCAGGTCTTCTTCGGTGCGGTGGTCACCATCTGCGACGAACAGGGGACGGAGAACACCTACCAGATCGTCGGGGTCGACGAGACCGACCTGGCGCGCGGACGGATCAGCTGGGTTTCACCTTTGGCGCGCGCGTTGCTCAAGTCGCGTGCCGGCGATGTCGTGCGCTTCCAGAGTCCGGCCGGGTGGCGCGAGGTCGATGTCGTTGCGGTCGATTACCCGGGCGACGAGGCCTGA
- the htpG gene encoding molecular chaperone HtpG: MGAQKETLGFQAEVRQLLNLMIHSLYSNKEIFLRELISNASDACDRLRFEALNNAALYGDDGELKIRVSFDKEARTLSIADNGIGLSREEAIEHLGTIAKSGTREFFSALTGDQAKDAHLIGQFGVGFYSSYIVADKVTVLSRRAGLEAAQAVRWESSGEGDFTVEMVERAQRGTEVILHLREGEDEFLSSWKLREILRKYSDHITLPILMKKERWDEEQKAQVSTDEDETVNQASALWSRPKSEISDEQYNEFYKHVAHDFEDPLAHVHARVEGKQEYTQLLYIPSRAPFDLFERTARHGIKLYVRRVFIMDDAEQLMPLYLRFVRGVVDSNDLPLNVSREILQQSRDIETIRGGCVKRVLGLLESLADSEDEVAKEKYVKFWKEFGRVLKEGVGEDFANKERIAKLLRFASTQADTDEECVSLADYVARMKDGQEKIYYVTAETFTAAKNSPHLEIFRKKGIEVLLLSDRVDEWVTGHLTEFDGKPLQSVAKGGLDLGKLEDVAEKEEAEKAADEYKELIDKVKATLGEKVKDVRVTHRLTDSPSCLVADQHDLGGNLQRILKAAGQQAPASRPILEINPKHPAVQRLKYEEARFDDWANLLLEQATLAEGGSLDDPAGFVRRINDLMLALSLAGGR, encoded by the coding sequence ATGGGTGCACAGAAGGAAACACTGGGCTTTCAGGCCGAAGTCAGGCAGCTTCTCAACCTGATGATCCACTCGCTGTACAGCAACAAGGAAATCTTCCTGCGCGAGCTGATTTCGAACGCTTCCGACGCCTGCGACCGGCTGCGCTTCGAAGCCCTCAACAATGCCGCCCTCTACGGCGATGATGGCGAGCTGAAGATCCGCGTCTCCTTCGACAAGGAGGCGCGCACGCTGAGCATAGCCGACAACGGCATCGGGCTGTCGCGTGAGGAAGCGATCGAGCACCTGGGAACGATCGCCAAGTCGGGGACGCGCGAGTTCTTCTCGGCGCTGACCGGCGACCAGGCCAAGGATGCCCACCTCATCGGCCAGTTCGGCGTCGGTTTCTACTCGTCGTACATCGTCGCCGACAAGGTGACCGTGCTGTCGCGCCGTGCCGGTCTCGAAGCCGCTCAGGCGGTGCGCTGGGAATCATCGGGCGAGGGCGACTTCACGGTCGAGATGGTCGAGCGTGCGCAACGCGGTACCGAGGTGATCCTGCACCTGCGCGAGGGCGAGGACGAATTCCTCTCGAGCTGGAAGTTGCGCGAGATCCTGCGCAAGTACTCGGATCACATCACGCTGCCGATCCTGATGAAGAAGGAGCGCTGGGACGAGGAGCAGAAGGCGCAGGTGTCGACCGACGAGGACGAAACGGTCAATCAGGCATCGGCACTCTGGAGCCGCCCGAAGTCGGAAATCAGCGATGAACAGTACAACGAGTTCTACAAACACGTCGCGCATGATTTCGAGGATCCGCTGGCGCACGTCCATGCACGGGTCGAAGGCAAGCAGGAGTATACGCAACTCCTCTACATCCCGTCGCGGGCGCCGTTCGACCTCTTCGAGCGAACCGCTCGGCACGGCATCAAGCTCTATGTCCGGCGCGTCTTCATCATGGACGACGCCGAGCAGCTGATGCCGCTGTACCTGCGTTTCGTGCGCGGGGTGGTCGACTCGAACGACCTGCCGTTGAACGTCTCGCGCGAGATCCTGCAGCAGTCACGCGACATCGAGACGATTCGCGGCGGTTGCGTCAAGCGCGTCCTCGGTCTGCTCGAGAGCCTTGCCGACAGCGAGGACGAGGTGGCGAAGGAGAAGTACGTCAAGTTCTGGAAGGAGTTCGGCCGGGTTCTCAAGGAGGGTGTCGGCGAGGACTTCGCGAACAAGGAACGGATCGCCAAGCTCCTGCGTTTCGCCTCGACGCAGGCCGATACCGACGAGGAATGCGTTTCGCTGGCCGATTACGTGGCGCGCATGAAGGATGGGCAGGAGAAGATCTACTACGTCACGGCGGAAACCTTCACGGCCGCGAAGAACAGCCCGCATCTCGAGATTTTCCGCAAGAAGGGGATCGAGGTGCTGCTGCTGTCGGATCGCGTCGATGAGTGGGTGACCGGCCACCTCACCGAGTTCGATGGCAAGCCACTGCAATCGGTCGCCAAGGGTGGCCTCGACCTCGGCAAGCTCGAGGACGTGGCGGAAAAAGAGGAGGCGGAAAAGGCTGCCGACGAGTACAAGGAACTGATCGACAAGGTGAAGGCAACGCTCGGCGAGAAGGTGAAGGACGTGCGCGTCACGCATCGCCTGACCGATTCGCCATCCTGCCTGGTTGCCGACCAGCATGATCTCGGTGGCAACCTGCAGCGCATCCTCAAGGCGGCCGGGCAGCAGGCGCCGGCGAGCAGGCCGATCCTCGAAATCAATCCGAAGCACCCGGCGGTGCAACGGCTGAAGTACGAGGAGGCGCGTTTCGACGACTGGGCCAACCTGCTGCTCGAGCAGGCGACGCTGGCAGAGGGTGGCTCGCTCGATGACCCGGCCGGCTTCGTCAGGCGCATCAACGACCTGATGCTGGCGCTGTCGCTCGCCGGCGGGCGCTGA
- a CDS encoding DNA-deoxyinosine glycosylase gives MAAGRPELLSGLPPIIDAGVRTLILGSFPSPASLAAAHYYAHRQNQFWRLLEVLLDEPLCVLDYAGKQQCLLRHRIGLWDVYRECRRRGALDAAIESAVANDFSRLPEVAPQLRCVCFNGQTAGRFAARFREQGYATQVLPSTSPAHTLAFADKLAAWRAALADSRAVA, from the coding sequence ATGGCGGCCGGCAGGCCGGAGTTGCTGTCCGGCTTGCCGCCGATCATCGATGCCGGCGTGCGGACGCTGATTCTCGGCAGCTTTCCCTCACCGGCATCGCTCGCCGCCGCGCACTACTACGCGCACCGGCAGAACCAGTTCTGGCGTCTGCTCGAAGTGCTGCTGGACGAGCCGCTTTGCGTCCTCGACTACGCCGGCAAGCAGCAATGTCTGTTGCGGCACCGCATCGGCCTCTGGGACGTCTATCGCGAGTGCCGGCGTCGCGGCGCGCTGGATGCCGCCATCGAGTCGGCGGTCGCCAACGACTTCTCGCGTCTGCCGGAGGTGGCACCGCAACTGCGCTGCGTCTGCTTCAATGGCCAGACCGCAGGCCGTTTCGCGGCCAGGTTCCGCGAGCAGGGCTATGCCACTCAGGTCCTGCCGTCGACCAGCCCGGCGCATACGCTGGCGTTCGCCGACAAGCTGGCGGCTTGGCGGGCTGCGTTGGCCGATTCCCGGGCGGTCGCCTGA
- a CDS encoding GspE/PulE family protein, translating to MLQATVNAVHEHRLTLAEVLGWLVADGLVTSTDADNLLKESRLKRLAAHPLVIIGDQKWKSQLEPYRPLTLDDLGEWLARRVGLEYYHIDPLKVDFTAVTEVMSSAYATRFGVLPVAVTTREVLVATTEPFLRDWEKEIRAISKKEISRVLASPVDVARYLVEFYNLARSVKKAAQLGGPAGNLSSFEQLVELGRTNRQFDANDQHIVNIVDWLWQYAFEQRASDIHIEPRREAGIVRFRIDGVLHQVYQIPMSVLAAMINRVKILGRMDVVEKRRPQDGRIKTRTADGQEAELRLSTLPTAFGEKLVMRIFDPEVLVRGFAELGFSDDDQERWKAMAERPNGIILVTGPTGSGKTTTLYSTLKQLATPAVNVCTIEDPIEMVEPAFNQMQVQNVIDLGFAQGVRALMRQDPDIIMIGEIRDLETAEVAIQAALTGHLVLSTLHTNDAPSAITRLLDLGLPSYLLGATVLGVMAQRLVRILCPHCKQVHPASPVEEAMWDQLVAPWKSNRPSRFYRPVGCLDCRMTGYLGRVGLYEILMLSPEVKQAISENKDIARIRDLAFREGMKPLRISGAMKVAAGVTTLAEVFKVAPPIEQK from the coding sequence ATGCTGCAGGCAACGGTCAACGCCGTTCATGAACATCGTCTGACACTGGCCGAGGTGCTTGGCTGGCTCGTCGCCGACGGTCTCGTCACCTCGACGGATGCCGACAACCTGCTCAAGGAGAGCCGGCTCAAGCGACTGGCGGCGCACCCGCTGGTGATCATCGGCGACCAGAAATGGAAATCGCAGCTCGAACCGTACCGCCCGCTGACCCTCGACGATCTCGGCGAGTGGCTGGCGCGCCGCGTCGGTCTCGAGTACTACCACATCGATCCGCTGAAGGTCGATTTCACCGCCGTGACCGAGGTGATGTCGAGTGCCTACGCGACACGTTTCGGCGTCCTGCCGGTGGCCGTGACGACCCGGGAAGTGCTGGTGGCGACGACCGAGCCTTTCCTGCGCGACTGGGAAAAGGAGATCCGCGCGATCAGCAAGAAGGAGATCAGTCGCGTCCTCGCCAGTCCGGTCGACGTCGCGCGCTACCTGGTCGAGTTCTACAACCTCGCGCGCTCGGTCAAGAAGGCGGCGCAGCTCGGCGGCCCTGCCGGCAACCTGTCCTCGTTCGAGCAGCTGGTCGAGCTGGGCCGCACCAATCGGCAGTTCGACGCCAACGACCAGCACATCGTCAACATCGTCGACTGGCTGTGGCAGTACGCATTCGAGCAGCGCGCCAGCGACATCCACATCGAGCCACGGCGGGAAGCCGGCATCGTTCGCTTCCGCATCGACGGCGTCCTGCACCAGGTGTACCAGATCCCGATGAGCGTCCTGGCGGCGATGATCAATCGCGTCAAGATCCTCGGACGCATGGACGTCGTCGAGAAGCGCCGCCCGCAGGACGGACGCATCAAGACGCGCACCGCCGACGGCCAGGAGGCCGAACTGCGCCTGTCCACCCTGCCGACGGCCTTTGGCGAGAAGCTGGTGATGCGCATCTTCGATCCCGAGGTGCTGGTGCGGGGTTTTGCCGAGCTGGGATTCTCGGATGACGACCAGGAGCGCTGGAAGGCGATGGCCGAGAGGCCGAACGGCATCATCCTGGTCACCGGGCCGACCGGATCGGGAAAAACGACGACGCTCTACTCGACGCTGAAACAGCTGGCGACGCCGGCGGTCAACGTCTGCACGATCGAGGATCCGATCGAGATGGTCGAGCCTGCCTTCAACCAGATGCAGGTGCAGAACGTCATCGACCTCGGTTTCGCGCAGGGCGTACGCGCCCTGATGCGGCAGGACCCGGACATCATCATGATCGGCGAAATCCGTGACCTGGAGACTGCCGAAGTGGCGATCCAGGCGGCGCTGACCGGTCATCTGGTGCTGTCGACGCTGCATACCAACGATGCGCCGTCGGCGATCACGCGCCTGCTCGACCTCGGCCTGCCGTCCTACCTGCTCGGTGCGACGGTGCTCGGAGTGATGGCGCAGCGTCTGGTGCGCATCCTCTGTCCGCATTGCAAGCAGGTGCATCCGGCCAGCCCGGTCGAGGAGGCGATGTGGGATCAGCTGGTCGCGCCGTGGAAGTCGAACCGCCCGTCGCGCTTCTACCGCCCCGTCGGCTGCCTCGATTGCCGGATGACCGGCTACCTCGGCCGCGTCGGGCTGTACGAGATCCTCATGCTGTCGCCCGAGGTCAAACAGGCGATCAGCGAGAACAAGGACATTGCCAGGATTCGCGACCTGGCGTTTCGCGAGGGGATGAAGCCCCTGCGCATTTCGGGAGCGATGAAGGTGGCAGCCGGGGTGACGACGCTGGCGGAAGTCTTCAAGGTGGCGCCACCGATCGAACAGAAATGA
- a CDS encoding sensor histidine kinase, which translates to MRNPLSDDPDLFPNLLQADADEPAPAAGRPWKVLVADDEADVHAVLRLALLDVVIEGRGLQVLDAFSAEEAKAVLAAHPDIALILLDVVMESGRAGLDLVRHVREQLANRTVQIVLVTGQPGHAPQREVISGYEIDGYRLKSELHGNQIFAQVHSALRTYRLVREQEQLQQDLELKVRQLDAAVAALRESQANFIRAQSVAHVGSWNYELASDEMHLSAETCRIFGLPEGTVGNYRGYLEIVCSEDRASLEAAWRHFLRLGGAFEHEHRIRVGNTVRYVRQRADLTFGADGKPLRSLGTTQDITERKQAEVELRRSNAELEQFSYAISHDLRQPLRMIASYLQLLGTSLADRLNDEQSAYFGFAIDGAKRMDRMLVALLEYSRVGRLGEPPAWIESRVVLDEALLFLQPTIAEAAAKIDICGEWPRVFVRPDEMLRLLQNLIANAVKFRFPGRRPEIAVISRPAGAEWNLVVADNGVGIAPAQLGRLFQVFQRLHSRATFEGSGVGLALCRKIAEHHGGRIWAESDGDGSGSRFCVTLPMPGGAA; encoded by the coding sequence ATGCGCAACCCGCTGAGCGACGATCCGGACCTCTTTCCCAACCTGCTGCAGGCCGATGCAGACGAGCCTGCGCCGGCTGCCGGTCGCCCCTGGAAAGTCCTCGTCGCGGACGACGAGGCGGACGTGCACGCGGTGCTGCGCCTCGCCTTGCTCGACGTGGTGATCGAAGGTCGCGGTTTGCAGGTGCTCGATGCCTTCTCGGCGGAGGAGGCGAAGGCGGTCCTGGCGGCCCATCCAGACATCGCCCTGATCCTGCTGGACGTGGTGATGGAGTCGGGCCGGGCGGGCCTCGACCTCGTCCGTCACGTTCGCGAGCAACTGGCCAACCGGACCGTACAGATCGTCCTGGTCACTGGCCAGCCGGGCCATGCCCCGCAGCGCGAAGTGATCAGCGGGTACGAGATCGACGGTTATCGGTTGAAGTCGGAACTGCACGGCAACCAGATCTTCGCCCAGGTCCACTCGGCGCTGCGCACTTACCGCCTGGTGCGGGAACAGGAGCAGTTGCAGCAAGACCTGGAGTTGAAGGTGCGGCAGCTCGATGCGGCGGTGGCCGCCTTGCGTGAGAGTCAGGCCAACTTCATCAGGGCGCAGTCGGTGGCCCACGTCGGCAGTTGGAATTATGAGCTGGCAAGCGACGAGATGCATCTGTCGGCGGAAACCTGTCGCATCTTCGGTCTTCCGGAAGGCACGGTGGGCAACTACCGCGGGTATCTGGAAATCGTCTGCAGTGAGGATCGTGCATCGCTCGAGGCGGCGTGGCGGCACTTCCTGCGCCTCGGCGGGGCGTTCGAGCACGAGCATCGCATCCGCGTCGGCAACACGGTCCGCTACGTCCGGCAGCGTGCCGACCTGACCTTTGGTGCCGATGGCAAGCCGTTGCGCAGCCTGGGGACGACGCAGGACATCACCGAGCGCAAGCAGGCCGAAGTGGAGCTCAGACGCTCGAATGCCGAACTCGAGCAGTTCAGCTACGCCATCTCGCACGACCTGCGGCAACCCCTGCGGATGATTGCCAGCTACCTGCAGCTGCTTGGTACCAGTCTCGCCGACCGGCTGAACGATGAACAGAGCGCGTACTTCGGCTTTGCCATCGACGGTGCCAAGCGCATGGACCGGATGCTGGTGGCGCTGCTCGAATACTCGCGGGTCGGTCGCCTCGGTGAACCGCCGGCGTGGATCGAAAGCCGGGTCGTACTCGATGAAGCTCTGCTGTTTCTGCAGCCGACGATTGCCGAGGCCGCTGCCAAGATCGACATCTGCGGTGAATGGCCGCGCGTCTTCGTTCGGCCGGACGAGATGCTGCGGCTGTTGCAGAACCTGATCGCGAACGCGGTCAAGTTTCGCTTCCCAGGACGAAGGCCGGAGATCGCGGTGATCAGCCGGCCCGCCGGCGCGGAATGGAATCTGGTGGTTGCCGACAACGGTGTCGGCATCGCACCGGCACAGCTGGGCCGCCTTTTTCAGGTCTTTCAGCGGCTGCACAGCCGTGCCACCTTCGAAGGAAGCGGCGTCGGTCTGGCACTCTGTCGCAAGATTGCCGAGCACCACGGGGGACGCATCTGGGCGGAGTCCGACGGTGACGGCAGTGGTAGTCGATTCTGCGTCACGCTGCCGATGCCAGGGGGAGCCGCATGA
- a CDS encoding sensor histidine kinase, with protein MTVAAASSVGERASTGAGNSLGCRPRLVGLLAFVLAGALAGGLIWRQEQQRQREARIQAAGVAAERSRDIQSSVERTFAATYALAAILQPGRESTAAFTPMGERLLRHFPGVSALQLAPAGVVRQVVPLAGNEGMIGFSLLHDPDLGRPARQSRNGGIPLLAGPIKLEGGGFEVAALLPIVGDDPAHGRAFWGFAVARIAFPELLRESGLDDLEAQGYAYQLFRRDPETREKELLAASARANLVDPVEKELVVANVPWSLSVAPLAGWSDVSGLLLQAAVGLLFCLVLAWQAAWQARLIAAARAHERTLELRVAQRTADLQRFAEVTAHHLQEPARRVATYAGRLRGQLSGRVDDPEAQLSLDFIGQQAERLQELLRDAELYLSADQPRGQLECCAVEPVLQALLTQLAGPIAEAGARLNFRQLPPVLIDLPRLSDLFRVAIENALQHGRGTQALRIDISGERRGEWVVYHVSDNGPGVEEAYRGRVFRVFERLSSSGEGTGVGLAIVRRVAESCGGQAWIEEAPGGGCRLALQLPAAEPPTGVGGAT; from the coding sequence ATGACGGTCGCAGCCGCGTCCTCGGTCGGCGAGCGCGCAAGTACAGGCGCCGGCAACAGCCTGGGCTGTCGGCCACGGCTCGTCGGATTGCTGGCTTTCGTGCTGGCGGGCGCACTGGCTGGCGGGCTGATCTGGCGCCAGGAACAGCAGCGGCAGCGCGAAGCCCGGATCCAGGCGGCCGGCGTAGCCGCCGAACGGTCGCGCGACATCCAGAGCAGCGTCGAGCGGACGTTCGCGGCAACCTATGCCCTGGCCGCCATCCTGCAACCGGGAAGGGAAAGCACCGCGGCTTTCACGCCAATGGGCGAGCGGTTGCTGCGCCATTTTCCCGGCGTCTCCGCGCTGCAACTGGCGCCGGCCGGAGTGGTGCGGCAGGTCGTTCCGCTGGCTGGCAACGAGGGCATGATCGGGTTCAGTCTACTGCATGATCCGGATCTCGGCAGACCGGCGCGACAGAGCCGCAACGGGGGCATACCGCTGCTGGCCGGACCCATCAAGCTGGAGGGCGGTGGTTTCGAGGTCGCTGCGCTGTTGCCGATCGTCGGCGATGACCCGGCCCATGGCCGTGCATTCTGGGGCTTTGCCGTCGCCCGGATCGCTTTTCCGGAGCTGCTGCGTGAGAGCGGTCTCGACGATCTGGAAGCACAGGGTTACGCCTATCAGTTGTTCCGTCGCGACCCCGAGACGCGCGAGAAGGAGCTCTTAGCGGCTTCTGCGCGGGCGAACCTGGTCGACCCGGTGGAGAAGGAACTGGTGGTGGCCAACGTGCCCTGGAGCCTGAGCGTGGCGCCGCTCGCCGGCTGGTCGGATGTCAGCGGACTTCTGTTGCAGGCGGCTGTGGGCCTGCTTTTCTGCCTCGTGCTGGCGTGGCAGGCGGCATGGCAGGCGAGGCTGATCGCCGCCGCGCGAGCGCACGAACGGACGCTGGAACTGCGCGTTGCGCAACGGACTGCCGACTTGCAGCGCTTCGCCGAAGTCACTGCGCACCACCTGCAGGAGCCGGCCCGGCGCGTCGCAACCTATGCGGGTCGCCTGCGTGGCCAGCTCAGCGGGCGCGTCGACGACCCCGAGGCGCAGCTGTCGCTCGACTTCATTGGCCAGCAGGCGGAGAGGTTGCAGGAACTGCTGCGGGATGCCGAACTCTACCTGTCGGCTGACCAGCCGCGCGGGCAGCTCGAGTGCTGTGCCGTCGAACCGGTACTGCAGGCCTTGCTGACGCAGCTTGCCGGGCCGATTGCCGAGGCCGGTGCCCGGCTCAATTTCCGCCAGTTGCCGCCTGTCCTGATCGACCTGCCGCGGCTCAGCGACCTGTTTCGCGTCGCGATCGAGAATGCCCTGCAGCATGGCCGCGGTACGCAGGCGCTGCGCATCGACATTTCCGGCGAGCGCCGTGGCGAGTGGGTCGTCTACCACGTCAGCGACAATGGCCCCGGCGTCGAGGAGGCGTATCGTGGGCGCGTCTTCCGCGTGTTCGAACGATTGTCGTCGAGCGGCGAGGGAACGGGTGTCGGGCTGGCGATCGTCCGTCGCGTTGCCGAGAGCTGCGGCGGCCAGGCGTGGATCGAGGAGGCGCCGGGTGGCGGCTGCCGACTGGCGCTGCAGCTGCCGGCGGCCGAGCCGCCGACAGGCGTCGGTGGTGCGACATGA
- a CDS encoding response regulator codes for MSGPLATATGATGASDGRGVRMLILLVEDEPADAHLLRVALRESRVEAEVEHVVDGREALEYLRRQGGRYLSARRPDLILLDLNMPRMDGREFLTEIKDDHSLRSIPVVVLSTSAVERDVLATRRLGAAGYIVKTADVGVFIDDIRRLGEHWSREALLAHNGNKVTTAVYGMEKRK; via the coding sequence ATGAGCGGCCCCTTGGCGACGGCGACGGGCGCGACCGGCGCGAGTGACGGCCGGGGTGTGCGGATGCTGATCCTGCTCGTCGAGGACGAGCCGGCGGACGCCCATCTGTTGCGTGTCGCGCTGCGTGAAAGCCGGGTCGAGGCGGAGGTCGAGCATGTCGTCGATGGACGCGAGGCGCTTGAGTATCTGCGCCGGCAGGGGGGTCGCTACCTGTCGGCGAGACGCCCTGACCTGATCCTGCTCGACCTCAACATGCCGCGCATGGATGGACGGGAGTTCCTCACCGAGATCAAGGATGATCACTCGCTGCGCAGTATTCCGGTCGTCGTCCTGAGCACCTCGGCAGTCGAACGGGACGTGCTTGCCACCCGTCGTCTCGGCGCCGCTGGTTACATCGTCAAGACCGCCGATGTCGGCGTGTTCATCGACGATATCCGGCGGCTCGGCGAGCACTGGTCACGGGAGGCATTGCTGGCGCACAATGGCAACAAGGTCACCACGGCGGTCTATGGCATGGAGAAGAGGAAATGA